The DNA sequence TGTTTGCTGTCAGTTTCGAGGCGACTTCTTCTTGTAGCGGAATATGATACAAATTGGACATATGCCAGTATTTCTGAAGCTGATTCTCTACTGCTGTCTGAACGGCAGGGTGGCGGTGTCCAAGGTTCGCCACTCCAATACCAGATCCAAAATCAGTATAAAGATTTCCATTAGTATCCCATACTTTTGTTCCTTCTGTCTTATCTATTTCGATGTCGAATCTTCCGTATGTCGGGAATAATGCAGTCATTGTTTGATCACCTCTACTGTTTTTCTGATGACGGTGCCGACGAGTGATGTATCTGTCGCGAGTGTGGATTGTTTGCCGTCAACGATCATCACTTCTTCCAATGAGTCTGAGAGGCTTTCAAGTGCAGCCCTCACTTTGGGAATCATGCCGCCGTGCACAACGCCGGACTGGATGAACTCCTCGATTTCTTCCTGGGTAACGGATTCGAGCAGTTTCTCTCCGTGCAGAATACCAGGTACGTCGGTTACGAAGACGAGTTGTTTCGCGTCAAGTGCACGTGCTACAGCCGCCGCCGCAGTATCAGCGTTAATATTAAAGCGTGTGCCATCCTCGGAAAGGGCGACAGGGGCAATGACTGGCATGATATCCATATCAAGCAGCTGCATGAGCAGATCTGTATTTACATAGTTGATTTTGCCGACAAACCCATAACGTTCAATGTCAATTGCCTCGGCTCTGAGCAGGTTTCCGTCTGAGCCGGATAAACCCATTGAGTTGATTCCTGTTTCATTCAGTTTTCTTACGAGTGCCTGGTTTACTGTTCCGCTGAGGGCCATTTCGACTACATCCATCACTTGTTCTGTCGTTTTGCGCAACCCATCTACAAAGTCTGCTTCAATATTCAATTTGTCAAGCATCTCTTTTATGGCAGGTCCGCCTCCGTGAACGATGATCGGTTTCAATCCCGCTTGTTTCAGTTTGCAAATATTTGCATAGAAATGATCAGATAATTGGTCAACCGTACTTCCTCCACACTTCAGGACAATGATGTCGTGCACTTGGTTTTCCTCCTTATGAACGATAGCTTGCGTTGATCCTCACATAATCGTAAGTCAAATCGCAACCCCAGGCTTTTCCGGAACCTTCTCCGTTTTTTAAATCAATGGTAATTAGAACAGTATCCTGTTCCATATAAGCAGTAGCTTCTTCTTCAGAAAAATCCAGTGGCTGACTGTCTTTTAACATCTGTATATGACCGATTGATGTATCAATTGTATCGGGGTTGACTGAGGCACCACTATAGCCAATTGCAGCGATAATGCGTCCCCAGTTGGCGTCTGTTCCATATACCGCCGTTTTAACAAGGGAGGAACCGACAACGGATTTTGCGACTTGTACGGCTTCCGTATCACTGATCGCGCCTTGTACATCTACTTCAATGAGCTTCGTAGCGCCTTCGCCATCTCGAGCTATGAGCTTTGCCAGGTCTTCACATGCAGATTGGATCAGCTTGGTGAACGTTGGCCAATCGGGATGATCGGGCGTCAGTGAATCATTGCGCGCAAGACCATTTGCCATAACAATAACCATGTCATTTGTTGAAGTGTCACCGTCTACGGTAATACAGTTGAATGTGGTGTCTGTAGCTTCCGAAAGCGCCTGCTGCAAATATTGCGGCTCAATTTCAGCGTCCGTTGTAAGAAAGCCGAGCATTGTTGCCATATTCGGCTTAATCATGCCAGAGCCCTTGGCGGTTCCGGCAAGTGTCACCTTTTTTTCTGCGATTTCTGCTTCATAGCAGGTTGTTTTGGCGAATGTGTCAGTTGTCAGAATGGCCTCTGAGAACTCTTCAGCGCCATCTTTTTCGGGTACAAGTTTTTCAATGGCTGGCTTAATAATATCCATTGGCATCGGCTGACCGATAACGCCAGTAGATGCAACAGCAACAAGATTTGATTGTATGTTAAGGAGTGAAGCAGTTGCCTCTTGCATTGTGAGAGCGTCAGCATCACCTTGCGGACCAGTACATGCATTGGCGTTGCCGCTATTGGCTATGATTGCCTGCACTCGACCTGTTTCTCCGATGTTCTCCTTTGTAAGGCGGAGAGGCGCCGCTTTAATTGCGTTTAATGTATAGACAGCAGCTGCTGAGGCAGGCTGCTCAGAGATAATTAGTCCGAGATCTTTTCGTTCTTTTTTGACGCCGGAATGAAGTCCGGTTGCTTTGAACCCGAGCGGGGTTGTTATGTTTCCGGATATTTTCTTAATAGTCATTGCAAATTCTCTCCCCTGGTTCAATTCTCTCTATTATGGATAGATTGGAAGGAAGTCAAGCCCTGTTGTCTCATCAAGTCCGAATTGTACATTCATATTCTGTACAGCCTGCCCGGCTGCTCCCTTCATGACATTGTCGATGACAGACACAACTGTAATTCTTCCAGTACGCTCACAGTAGGCAAGGCCGATATCGCAGAAGTTAGAGCCGCATACTTCTCGAGTTCCCGGGAAGAGGCCTTTCTCGCGGATACGTACAAAATAGTTATTTGCATATGTCTCTTTGTATAAATCATGGAGTTTATCAATATCAAAATCTTCAGTCGCTTTAGCGTACATTGTTGTCATAATGCCGCGTGTCATTGGGACAAGATGTGTCGTGAAACTGACAGGACCAGTTAAGGCATTGAACCTTCCAAGAGTCTGTTCAATCTCAGGAATATGCTGGTGCTCATTCACCTTGTATACTTTCAAGTTGTCATTCATCTCGGGAAAATGAGCGATAGGTGAAGCGCCCCTGCCAGCACCACTTACACCTGATTTCGCATCAATGATAATGGAGTCCAAATCAATAATTCCATTCTTTACGAGTGGAGCGAGTCCAAGAAGTGTGGCGGTAGGGTAACATCCGGGATTAGCAACGAGCTGTGCATCTTTCACATCATCTGCGAACCATTCTGTTAAACCATAGACGGCTTCAGCAACTCTCTTTTGGTCACCGGCTGGCTTTTTGTACCATGATTCATAAGTTTCAGTATTTTTAAGGCGGAAATCACCTGATAGATCAATTACTTTTGCTCCTGCGTCCATCAACTGAGGGATAAGCTTAGAGGAAACCCCTGAAGGCGTCGCTGCAAAAACGACATCCGTCTCATTGGCGATCTTTACCGGGTCAATGTCTTCAAGCTCCAAATTAACAGCATCTTGAACATGCGGATAACTCGTGTGGAGCGGTTTCCCTTGCTGGCTCGAAGAATGAATGGAGTGGATTGTTGCTTCCGGATGCTGATGCAAGATACGAATAAGTTCCGCACCTCCATATCCAGTTGCACCAATAATTGAAATCTTCATCTATTCTTCTCCCCTCGGTAATAATTAGTTGCTTTTTATTATAAAACTGTATAAAAATAAAATCAATAGTATATTTATAAAAAGACTGAATTGTATCAAAAGCTTGATTTGTTAAGGTTATTTTATGAGTAACATGAATATGCATTGCATAAAAGATTAATATATACATGTTTTATACAATTTCCATACGTGTTGGCATTGTGAAACATAATTAGTGGAATTACTGTATTCTGTTAACTGTTTTCCTAATTTGAATTTTCCTAAACCTCTTTAAGCTTGTCAGTTAAACAAAAAAACTGCCG is a window from the Aciduricibacillus chroicocephali genome containing:
- the argB gene encoding acetylglutamate kinase, whose product is MHDIIVLKCGGSTVDQLSDHFYANICKLKQAGLKPIIVHGGGPAIKEMLDKLNIEADFVDGLRKTTEQVMDVVEMALSGTVNQALVRKLNETGINSMGLSGSDGNLLRAEAIDIERYGFVGKINYVNTDLLMQLLDMDIMPVIAPVALSEDGTRFNINADTAAAAVARALDAKQLVFVTDVPGILHGEKLLESVTQEEIEEFIQSGVVHGGMIPKVRAALESLSDSLEEVMIVDGKQSTLATDTSLVGTVIRKTVEVIKQ
- the argJ gene encoding bifunctional ornithine acetyltransferase/N-acetylglutamate synthase, which gives rise to MTIKKISGNITTPLGFKATGLHSGVKKERKDLGLIISEQPASAAAVYTLNAIKAAPLRLTKENIGETGRVQAIIANSGNANACTGPQGDADALTMQEATASLLNIQSNLVAVASTGVIGQPMPMDIIKPAIEKLVPEKDGAEEFSEAILTTDTFAKTTCYEAEIAEKKVTLAGTAKGSGMIKPNMATMLGFLTTDAEIEPQYLQQALSEATDTTFNCITVDGDTSTNDMVIVMANGLARNDSLTPDHPDWPTFTKLIQSACEDLAKLIARDGEGATKLIEVDVQGAISDTEAVQVAKSVVGSSLVKTAVYGTDANWGRIIAAIGYSGASVNPDTIDTSIGHIQMLKDSQPLDFSEEEATAYMEQDTVLITIDLKNGEGSGKAWGCDLTYDYVRINASYRS
- the argC gene encoding N-acetyl-gamma-glutamyl-phosphate reductase; translation: MKISIIGATGYGGAELIRILHQHPEATIHSIHSSSQQGKPLHTSYPHVQDAVNLELEDIDPVKIANETDVVFAATPSGVSSKLIPQLMDAGAKVIDLSGDFRLKNTETYESWYKKPAGDQKRVAEAVYGLTEWFADDVKDAQLVANPGCYPTATLLGLAPLVKNGIIDLDSIIIDAKSGVSGAGRGASPIAHFPEMNDNLKVYKVNEHQHIPEIEQTLGRFNALTGPVSFTTHLVPMTRGIMTTMYAKATEDFDIDKLHDLYKETYANNYFVRIREKGLFPGTREVCGSNFCDIGLAYCERTGRITVVSVIDNVMKGAAGQAVQNMNVQFGLDETTGLDFLPIYP